A portion of the Streptomyces sp. NBC_00376 genome contains these proteins:
- a CDS encoding SDR family NAD(P)-dependent oxidoreductase, with protein MGKLDGRVVLISGAARGQGEQEARLFAAEGARVVIADVLDEQGEALAEELRGELGKEAARFVHLDVSREEDWQGAVAAAKDAYGKIDGLVNNAGILRFNELLSTPLEEFQQVVQVNQVGAFLGIKNVAPEIEAAGGGTIVNTASYTGLTGMAFVGAYAATKHAVLGLTRVAAMELAAKGIRVNAVCPGAVDTAMTNPAALDPSADPEESKAAVAELYRKLVPLGRIGQPEEVAALALFLTSDDSSYITGQPFVIDGGWLAGVSLF; from the coding sequence ATGGGCAAGCTGGACGGGCGGGTCGTACTGATCAGCGGGGCGGCGCGCGGGCAGGGCGAGCAGGAGGCGCGGCTCTTCGCCGCGGAGGGCGCGCGGGTGGTGATCGCCGATGTGCTCGACGAGCAGGGCGAGGCGCTGGCCGAGGAGCTGCGGGGCGAGCTGGGGAAGGAGGCCGCCAGGTTCGTCCACCTGGACGTGAGCCGGGAGGAGGACTGGCAGGGCGCGGTCGCCGCCGCGAAGGACGCCTACGGGAAGATCGACGGGCTGGTCAACAACGCCGGGATCCTCCGGTTCAACGAGCTGCTGAGCACGCCGCTGGAGGAGTTCCAGCAGGTGGTGCAGGTCAATCAGGTGGGCGCGTTCCTCGGGATCAAGAACGTCGCGCCCGAGATCGAGGCGGCGGGCGGCGGGACCATCGTCAACACCGCCTCGTACACCGGGCTCACGGGCATGGCGTTCGTGGGCGCGTACGCCGCCACCAAGCACGCGGTGCTCGGGCTGACCCGGGTGGCCGCGATGGAGCTGGCCGCGAAGGGGATACGGGTCAACGCCGTCTGCCCCGGGGCCGTGGACACCGCGATGACCAACCCGGCGGCGCTGGACCCGTCCGCCGACCCGGAGGAGTCCAAGGCCGCGGTGGCCGAGCTGTACCGGAAGCTGGTGCCGCTGGGGCGGATCGGGCAGCCGGAGGAGGTGGCGGCGCTGGCGCTCTTCCTGACCTCGGACGACTCCTCGTACATCACCGGGCAGCCGTTCGTCATCGACGGGGGATGGCTGGCGGGCGTCAGCCTGTTCTGA
- a CDS encoding LLM class flavin-dependent oxidoreductase — MEFGLFVQGYVPAARAKVDPGAEHKALIEETEYVIQADKSGFKYAWASEHHFLEEYSHISANDVYLGYLAHATDRIHLGSGIFNPLAPVNHPVKVAEKVAMLDHLSEGRFEFGSGRGAGSHEILGFMPGITDMNHTKELWEETIAEFPKMWLQDEYVGFQGKHWSLPPRKILPKPYGKSHPAMWYAAGSPSSYAMAGRKGLGVLGFSVQKVSDMEWVVESYKNAVKEAEPVGDFVNDNVMVTSTAICAETHAKAVEIAVGGGLNYLQSLLFRYHDTFPRPEGIPEWPELLPEYTEEIIELLIAEELMICGDPDEVLAQCKRWEQAGADQLSFGLPIGVSREDTLNSIKLIGEHVIPKIDTDPVHRTSRFRDAA; from the coding sequence TTGGAATTCGGGCTCTTTGTACAGGGGTATGTGCCCGCCGCGCGGGCCAAGGTCGACCCCGGGGCAGAGCACAAGGCGCTGATCGAGGAGACCGAGTACGTCATCCAGGCGGACAAGTCCGGCTTCAAGTACGCCTGGGCCTCCGAGCACCACTTCCTGGAGGAGTACTCGCACATCTCGGCCAACGACGTGTACCTGGGCTACCTCGCGCACGCCACCGACCGCATCCACCTCGGGTCCGGCATCTTCAACCCGCTGGCCCCGGTCAACCACCCGGTGAAGGTGGCCGAGAAGGTCGCCATGCTCGATCACCTGTCGGAGGGGCGCTTCGAGTTCGGCTCGGGGCGCGGGGCCGGCAGCCACGAGATCCTCGGGTTCATGCCGGGCATCACCGACATGAACCACACCAAGGAACTCTGGGAAGAGACCATCGCCGAGTTCCCCAAGATGTGGCTCCAGGACGAGTACGTCGGCTTCCAGGGCAAGCACTGGTCGCTGCCGCCGCGCAAGATCCTGCCCAAGCCGTACGGGAAGTCGCACCCGGCGATGTGGTACGCGGCCGGCTCGCCGTCCTCGTACGCGATGGCGGGCAGGAAGGGGCTCGGCGTGCTGGGCTTCAGCGTGCAGAAGGTCTCCGACATGGAATGGGTCGTCGAGTCCTACAAGAACGCCGTCAAGGAGGCGGAGCCCGTCGGGGACTTCGTCAACGACAACGTCATGGTCACCTCCACGGCCATCTGCGCCGAGACGCACGCCAAGGCCGTCGAGATCGCGGTGGGCGGCGGGCTGAACTACCTCCAGTCGCTGCTCTTCCGCTACCACGACACCTTCCCCCGGCCGGAGGGGATCCCGGAGTGGCCCGAGCTGCTCCCGGAGTACACCGAGGAGATCATCGAGCTGCTGATCGCCGAGGAGCTGATGATCTGCGGCGACCCGGACGAGGTGCTGGCGCAGTGCAAGAGGTGGGAGCAGGCGGGGGCGGACCAGCTGAGCTTCGGGCTGCCGATCGGGGTGAGCCGTGAGGACACGCTGAACTCGATCAAGCTGATCGGTGAGCACGTGATCCCGAAGATCGACACGGACCCGGTGCACCGGACGTCCCGCTTCCGCGACGCGGCGTAG
- a CDS encoding N-acyl-D-amino-acid deacylase family protein, with translation MLDHLIRGATVVDGTGGPSYPADIGIRDGRIAVVAEPGTLTEEAVTTEDATGLVLAPGFVDPHTHYDAQLFWDPYATPSMNHGVTTVAGGNCGFTLAPLHPERPEDADYTRRMMSRVEGMALKALEEGVDWTWSSFREYLDALEGRIAVNAGFMVGHCALRRHVMGADATGGQPTPEQLGAMLALFHDAMDAGAWGLSTTQSSTHSDGDGQPVASRHALPEELLALSRAVGEHEGTQLEAIVAGCLDQLSDEEIELLVDMTATAGRPLNWNVLTIDAAVPERVPRQLVPSERARRAGGRIVALTMPILTPMNMSLGTFCALNLIPGWGEILALPVPERIERLRDADTRAEMLRRADSKEAGVFRRLADFGRYVIGDTYSEANEGLTGRVVRDIAAERGLDPFHCLVEICAADELRTVLWPMPTDNDPASWALRRETWEHEDVMLGGSDAGAHLDRMCGAPYTTRFLGDCLRGRRLVPLERAVKMLTDDPARLFGLRDRGRIEEGFHADLVLFDPERIDAGPATLVHDLPGDSPRLDSKAIGIVSVRVNGVETLRDDKVTGAVPGTVLRSGRDTRTVSTV, from the coding sequence ATGCTCGACCACCTCATCCGCGGAGCGACCGTCGTGGACGGCACCGGCGGGCCCTCGTACCCCGCCGACATCGGCATCCGCGACGGCCGCATCGCCGTCGTCGCCGAACCGGGCACGCTCACCGAGGAGGCCGTCACCACCGAGGACGCCACCGGCCTCGTCCTCGCGCCCGGGTTCGTCGACCCGCACACCCACTACGACGCCCAGCTCTTCTGGGACCCCTACGCCACCCCTTCCATGAACCACGGCGTCACCACCGTCGCCGGGGGCAACTGCGGGTTCACTCTCGCACCGCTGCACCCCGAGCGCCCCGAGGACGCCGACTACACGCGCCGGATGATGTCGCGGGTGGAGGGCATGGCCCTCAAGGCGCTGGAGGAGGGCGTCGACTGGACCTGGTCCAGCTTCCGCGAGTACCTCGACGCCCTCGAAGGGCGGATCGCCGTCAACGCCGGGTTCATGGTCGGGCACTGCGCCCTGCGCAGGCACGTCATGGGCGCCGACGCGACCGGCGGACAGCCCACCCCCGAACAGCTCGGCGCCATGCTCGCGCTGTTCCACGACGCGATGGACGCCGGGGCCTGGGGGCTGTCCACCACCCAGTCCAGCACCCACTCCGACGGCGACGGGCAGCCTGTCGCCTCCCGGCACGCCCTGCCCGAGGAGCTCCTCGCCCTCTCCCGGGCCGTCGGCGAGCACGAGGGCACCCAGCTCGAAGCGATCGTGGCCGGCTGCCTCGACCAGCTCTCCGACGAGGAGATCGAGCTGCTCGTCGACATGACCGCCACCGCCGGACGCCCGCTGAACTGGAACGTCCTCACCATCGACGCCGCCGTCCCCGAACGCGTACCGCGCCAGCTGGTGCCCAGCGAACGGGCCCGCCGGGCCGGAGGCCGGATCGTCGCGCTGACCATGCCGATCCTCACTCCGATGAACATGTCGCTCGGCACCTTCTGCGCCCTCAACCTCATACCCGGCTGGGGCGAGATCCTCGCCCTCCCCGTTCCCGAGCGCATCGAACGGCTCCGCGACGCGGACACCCGCGCCGAGATGCTCCGCCGCGCCGACAGCAAGGAGGCCGGAGTCTTCCGCCGCCTCGCCGACTTCGGCCGGTACGTCATCGGCGACACCTACAGCGAGGCCAACGAAGGACTGACCGGGCGCGTGGTGCGCGACATCGCCGCCGAGCGCGGGCTCGACCCCTTCCACTGCCTCGTCGAGATATGCGCCGCCGACGAGCTGCGCACCGTGCTGTGGCCGATGCCCACCGACAACGACCCCGCGTCCTGGGCACTGCGCCGCGAGACCTGGGAGCACGAGGACGTCATGCTCGGCGGCTCCGACGCGGGCGCGCACCTGGACCGGATGTGCGGTGCCCCGTACACCACCCGGTTCCTCGGCGACTGCCTGCGCGGGCGCAGGCTCGTCCCCCTGGAGCGGGCCGTGAAGATGCTGACCGACGACCCCGCCCGGCTCTTCGGCCTCCGCGACCGGGGCCGGATCGAGGAGGGCTTCCACGCCGACCTCGTCCTCTTCGACCCGGAACGCATCGACGCCGGTCCCGCCACCCTCGTCCACGACCTGCCCGGCGACAGCCCCCGGCTCGACTCCAAAGCCATCGGCATCGTGTCGGTCCGGGTCAACGGGGTGGAGACGCTGCGCGACGACAAGGTGACCGGCGCGGTCCCCGGCACGGTGCTCCGTTCCGGCCGCGACACCCGGACGGTGAGCACGGTATGA